The window GGCCCGCGGAGGACGGAGGCTACTACCTGATCGGGATGCGAGGTCCCGCGGACGGATTGTTCGAGTCGGTCGCGTGGGGCACGCACACCGTGCTCGACACGACCCTGCAGCGCGCGCGCATCCTCAGGCGATCGGTGGGAATGCTCCCGCCCGTCTACGACATCGACGACGCCGCCACGCTCCGCCGCGCGGCCCGTGAGTACGGATCGAGGCTTCCCGCGCTCCGGGAGATGGCGCGCCTGCTCGAGCGCTAGCGCTCGGTTTCGCGCGCGATCCGCCGCACCTCGTCGAGAAACGGCTTCTGCTCCGGGCGGATCTTCCCCTCCGCCTCGTCGAGACCGAACCACGCGGCGCGGTCCACCTCCGGGAACTCCTGCTTCCTTCCGGATCCGGGGGGCCATTCCATCGAGAACGTGTTGCTCCGCAGACGCGCCGGATCGAAATCGCCCTCCACCGCCCAGGCGCGAACGATCTTGCCGCTCTTCTGGGTCACCGGGGTCATCGGATGGAAGATCCCCTCGGGACGGTGCGAGGTCTCCTCCTCGAACTCCCGCCGCGCGGCCTCGAGCGGATCCTCGTCCTCCTCGTGCTCTCCCTTCGGAACCGTCCAGACTCCGTCGTCCTTCCGGGCCCAGAAAGGACCGCCGGGATGGACCAGGAGGATCTCCAGAGCGTTCCGCGGGCCGCGACGGAAGAGGAGGATGCCGGCGCTACGCTTTGCCCTCGGCATGGCGCGGGCTCACGACCCGCGCTTCAGATCCTCGATCTGCGCGCGGAGGGCCTCCGAATGGGGGCCATTCGGCTCGAGCTTGAGGTACTGCTCCCAGGAGCGGATGGCCCGGGCGTTGTCTCCCATGGCGGAGCTGACGACGCCGAGGTTGAGCCACGCGTTCCGGTGCTCGGGCAGCTCCTTCGTGACCCGCTCCATCTCCTGGGCGGCCCGGTCGTTCTGCCCGAGCTGATGATAGGCGATCGCCATGTCGACGCGGACGTCGCCGTTCTTGGGGTTCTGGTCGAGCGCCTTCTGGTACTCCTCGATGGCCCGCTGCCACTGGTGCGAGTCGAAGAGAAGGTTCGCCATTCCGATCCGAGCCTCGAGATCCTTGGGATCCTTCTCGAGTCGCTCCCGGTAGGCGGTGAGCGCCTGGCGGATGTCCTCCGGCATCGCGCCGGGCGCGGCGCCGGACATCGCGCCTCCGCCCATGCCTTCGCCCATTCCGCCTCCGCTCATCCCGCTCATGACGTCCGCGGGGCCCGAGGGCATCCCGCCCTCCTCGCGCGGTCCCACCGCGCCGCGGAGCGTGTATCCCAGCGCCCCGCCGCAGAGCAGCCCGACCACGAGGAGCATCCAGCCGCTTCCCGTCATGCGGGACGCGGCGTGGGCCGGCCGCTTCTTCCGGGAGCCCCCTGCTTCGGAGTGTGTTGGGTGTGACGCGGCGCGAGAGGATCCGCCCGGCTCCGGAGGTACGAGGTGCGCCCCGCAGGCGTCGCATCGCGTGAAGCCGGCGGGGAGGCGCTCTCCGCACCGCGGGCAGTTGAAGTCCAGATGGCTCATGTCGCGCAGTGTACTCGCGACTGCCGGCCTGGGCAAATAGGGCCTGGGGAAGAGGCCGGGGTACCCCTTTGGGCTACCTACCCGATCGCGAGGTCGTTCCGATCCTTGGCCGGCGCGGCCTGGGTCCACGCCTCCACGTCCTCGCGCCGCATCGACCCCTCGGGCGGAAGCCGCGCGTCCCGGTAGCCGTTCCGGAGCGCGAGGAGGTACTGCGTGCGGGAGAGGAGCGTTCCGCGGCACACCTCGTCCGAGCGCTTCGCCTCGCGACGAGATTCCGCGAGCACGCCCATCAGGTCGTCCCACACCCAGGTCGGCACGCGGTCGCTCTTCGAGGGGAACACGAAGAGGAAGAGGATCAGATGACTCAGGAGGACGAGCTTGTGCGGACCGAATCGATGCAGGAGGCGGTTCCAGTCGAGGTCCCTCCCTCCCGCGTCGATGAGGTGGATCACGTCGGCTCCGTCGTAGCGCTCGCGCTCCATCACGAACGCCTTGGACCAGAGCATCTCCTCGGCAGGGCTCAACCGGACGGGAACGCCCAGGACCTCGCCATCGACCGCGTGCTCGAACCAGGCGTCGTCCACGGGCGCGACGCCGTTTCCGAAGCCGAAGATGAAGTCCACGTAGCTGCGGTCTTTGTAAACTTTACCAAGCCAGTGGGGAAAGGTCAGCTCGACGCGGAAGCCCGCCTCCTCGAAATGGTCGAGCAGGAAGCGTACGTCCCTGGGGTGGACGAAGATATCGAGGTCCCTCGCGACGCGACCCGTGCCCGTATGAGCGCGCAGGGCGTATCCCCCTCCCACGAGGAAGGGTTTCCCCGTGGAGACGAGATTCCGCAGCACTTCGGTGAAGAAGGCTCTCTTTTTCGGGCCCAGTTCATGCTTTGCGTTTGGCACGTCACTCCTCGATCCCCCGACCCCACAACGGGAGCTCAGACAATGTCCGAATCGACGATCACGCGCCCTCTCCGGATCGCCGCGGTCGCGGATCTCCACTACACGGACTCGTCGAAGGCATCACTCGTGCCAATCATCGAACGAGCCCCGGTGGAGGCGGACGTCCTCCTCCTCTGCGGCGATCTCACCCACAACGGCCACGTGGACGAGGCCATCGCGCTCGCGCGCGAGCTCCATTCGGCTCGCATCCCGATCCTCGCCGTGCTCGGCAATCACGACTACCACTCGGATCAGCAGGAGGAGATCAAGCGCGCGCTCAAGGGCTCGGCGATCCAGGTGCTCGACGGGGATGCGGTGGAAGTGAGAGGGGTCGGGTTCGCGGGCGTGAAGGGATTCGCGACGGGGTTCGGCCGGCGCGTGCTCGAGCCCTGGGGCGAGTCGATCGTGAAGCAGTTCGTGCGCGAGGCGGTCGAGGAGTCGCTCAAGCTCGAGTCGGCGCTCGCGCGGCTGCGGAGCGAGACGCTCGTGGCGCTCCTGCACTACGCGCCGATCGTCGAGACGGTCGAGGGCGAGCCCCTGGAGATCCGCCCCTTCCTGGGATCGAGCCGCCTCGAGGAGCCGCTCAACCGGTTCCAGGTGCGCGCGGCGTTCCACGGTCACGCACACCACGGACGCCCGGAAGGAAGGACTTCGACCGGCATTCCCGTCTACAACGTCTCGCTTCCGTTGCTCCGATCCTTGCCGGAGCCGCTCTCCTTTCGCGTCCTCACCCTCGACGTAGCCGGGGCTCCTGCCATCGGGTAGACTCACCGCATCACGCCAACGGACCCTACAGCTCAGCACCCGGCATGGATCGTCGCGCAGTTCCACGGCGCGAGCGTGGCCCTCTGGACGGGACGCGAGCTCGTGGAGGCGGTTCTCGCGGGCCAGCTGAAGTCCGCGGTGGATCGCCGGCACACGAATCTGCTCGCGGTCGGCGACGAGGTCGATACCGAGCCGGGCCAGTCGAACCCGTACCGCGTCGTCTCGCTCCGGGAGCGCCGGACGCGGCTCGAGCGGCCCACGAACGATCCGCGGGGCCGTACCCAGGTCATCGCCGCGAACGCCACACACGTCGTGATCGTCTCCTCGATCGCGGAGCCCGCGTTCCGGCCCGGTCTCGTCGACCGGTGGGGGCTCCTCGCGCGCCGCGGCGGGCTCCACCCCATCCTCTGCCTGAACAAGACCGACCTCGGCACCGCCGAGGACGTCGCCCACGCCCTGGAGGAAGCGGCGGTGCCGTTCGACCACGTGTGCGTGAGCGCGCGGGCCGGGGACGGCATCGAGCGGCTGCGTGAGATCCTCATCGGTACCACGACCGTGTTCGTGGGGCACTCGGGCGTCGGCAAATCGTCGCTCCTGCACGCGCTCCTCCCCGACATCGACGCGCAGACGGGCGAGCTGAGCGTGAAGTCCGGGAAGGGAAAGCACACGACGACCAGCGCCCGCCTCTACCATCTCCCGGAGGGGGGCATGCTGATCGACACGCCCGGCGTCCGCAGCGTGTCGCTCGGGCGCGCCGAGGCCTCCGAGGTCGCGGCGGTGTTCGCCGAGATCGCCGACGCTCCACCTTGCCGCTTCCGCACG of the Candidatus Eisenbacteria bacterium genome contains:
- a CDS encoding NUDIX domain-containing protein, with amino-acid sequence MPRAKRSAGILLFRRGPRNALEILLVHPGGPFWARKDDGVWTVPKGEHEEDEDPLEAARREFEEETSHRPEGIFHPMTPVTQKSGKIVRAWAVEGDFDPARLRSNTFSMEWPPGSGRKQEFPEVDRAAWFGLDEAEGKIRPEQKPFLDEVRRIARETER
- a CDS encoding tetratricopeptide repeat protein; the encoded protein is MTGSGWMLLVVGLLCGGALGYTLRGAVGPREEGGMPSGPADVMSGMSGGGMGEGMGGGAMSGAAPGAMPEDIRQALTAYRERLEKDPKDLEARIGMANLLFDSHQWQRAIEEYQKALDQNPKNGDVRVDMAIAYHQLGQNDRAAQEMERVTKELPEHRNAWLNLGVVSSAMGDNARAIRSWEQYLKLEPNGPHSEALRAQIEDLKRGS
- a CDS encoding metallophosphoesterase, coding for MSESTITRPLRIAAVADLHYTDSSKASLVPIIERAPVEADVLLLCGDLTHNGHVDEAIALARELHSARIPILAVLGNHDYHSDQQEEIKRALKGSAIQVLDGDAVEVRGVGFAGVKGFATGFGRRVLEPWGESIVKQFVREAVEESLKLESALARLRSETLVALLHYAPIVETVEGEPLEIRPFLGSSRLEEPLNRFQVRAAFHGHAHHGRPEGRTSTGIPVYNVSLPLLRSLPEPLSFRVLTLDVAGAPAIG
- the rsgA gene encoding ribosome small subunit-dependent GTPase A; amino-acid sequence: MALWTGRELVEAVLAGQLKSAVDRRHTNLLAVGDEVDTEPGQSNPYRVVSLRERRTRLERPTNDPRGRTQVIAANATHVVIVSSIAEPAFRPGLVDRWGLLARRGGLHPILCLNKTDLGTAEDVAHALEEAAVPFDHVCVSARAGDGIERLREILIGTTTVFVGHSGVGKSSLLHALLPDIDAQTGELSVKSGKGKHTTTSARLYHLPEGGMLIDTPGVRSVSLGRAEASEVAAVFAEIADAPPCRFRTCTHRAEPGCSVLEGLESGTVPKIVYHRYRRLLEEVEVP